The following is a genomic window from Spirochaetota bacterium.
TTGGTTAACCGCATTTATCGCTGCAATGCACGAACGCGCAAGCATGCAGGCAAAGGGCATTGTTTCATTGATTGATTTCACAGATGTTTCAACCATACTGGATGTAGGAGGTGGTTCAGGCGCCTATTCAATGGCTTTTGTAAATGTGAAGGATAACATAGTAGCCACCGTGTTTGATCTTCCCAATGTGATATCTCTAACAAGGGATTACATAAAAGGTGAGGGGCTTGCTGACAAAATTGATACAATTGTTGGTGATTACACTACTGACGATCTTGGAAGCGGTTTTGACCTAATATTTTTATCAGCTATCATCCATAGCAATTCCTACAAGGAGAACATGAGTTTAATCGAAAAATGCTTCAAGGCCTTGAATCCTAATGGACAGGTTGTTGTACAGGATTTCATTATGTCTGAAGACAGGACAGCTCCAACCTTTGGAGCCATATTCTCATTGAACATGCTTGTTGCAACATCGTCTGGAGATACCTATACGGAGTCAGATGTAAAGCGATGGATGGAAGATGCCGGACTCTCTGGCATCATAAAAGAAGATACAGGTATGGGAACATCACTGATGATAGGCAGAAAAATTGCGCCATAAAGCAGGTATAGACCTATTAAAATTGGACTTCATTGAAAGTACAAACATGTGAAGTCCAATCAACTGAAAATAAATCAGGGTACTCTTGACTCATAAACATAAATTGGATTAAGCATAAGAAGAATAGTTATTAGAGCTTGCCCCAAAGCTTGGATTTTTTGGGTTTTGATCCTTCTTCCGATTCCTGTGTTAAGGGGATGGTGAGATGATATACACCATGATCGACCTTGGTCTTGTAGGGTATATTAGCCTTTTCCAAAACATGCAGCATGGACTTGTTAGAAGAGAGTATGTCAGCGGTTAGAGCCTCAATATTTCGCTCTTTGGCTATCTCGATTAAACGCTTGAGAAGATAAGAGGCAATACCTCGATTCTGGTATCCTTCATCAACTACAAAAGCCAAATCAGCACATCTTTTATCAGGCCACATAACATATCTCCCCTCTGCTATTATTGTTCCATAACCAGAATCTCCAACCACACCCACTAAAGAGAGTATATCGTGATGATCTACATTAACATAAAGCTGCATCTTATAATGGGGCATGGCCTTCATTGGAGAAAAATATCTATAATATATGGCCTTATCAGAGAATCTATAGAAGAGCCTGCGCATCTGTTCTTCATCCGATGGCAATATGGGACGAAATTTTACCATCAAATCCCCTGGAAACATTTTTGTTTCAATAAGCTCATTGGGATAATGGGTTGCTGACTCAGGAATATATATCTGATCCTTATAAATAAGATTCATATCCTTAGCCTGATTGATCAATTCTTCACGATAATCTGGATGTGCTATATCGATTAGAGCCATTGCCCTCTGGCGAACTGTGCGTCCCCTAAGGGCTGCAATGCCATTCTCCGTAACAACATAGTCGATTAAATTGCGTCCTGCCAAGGAATCCTGATAGTCCTTTAATATGGGAAGGATGTTTGATTCAAGGTTTCGATTGCGAGAGGGCAGAGCTATAACTATTTTACCACCCTCAGACATAGATACACCGGATAGATAATCCTGAGACTCGCCAGGCCCTGCAGAAATGCGCCCTCGTCCTGTATGAAAGGCCACCTCCCCTGTCAGGTCTACCTGACGCGATGGGAATATCATGATAAAATTATCTTGCTTGGCAATCTCTTTTGGATCCGCAACAACATCAATCCCTTGAAACTCAACTAATGGATTTTTGTGCAACCAGTCATAAAGTTCCCGTGTTCCATATGCATAGGATACAACGCTTCTCCCAAGGAAGGACCCCTTGCGTTGATTTGTGACAGCCCCACTCTTGATCAGATCCATAATGGCATCAGTAACGAAAGCGGAATGTATGCCCAATTCACGCTTGTTTGTAAGCTGCTTAGCCAAAGCCTCATAAAGCGAACCCAAGGAAAATGCAACACAACTCCCATCATTGACCAATTCTGCGATATTCTTAGCCACTCCATCGAATACAGGATGAATGTTGGGTCTAGAAATCTCAATTACAGGATCACTACTCTCAACAAAGCAATCGAATGCGTCTACCGGAATCAATGTATTCCCCAATGTATAAGGCACCTCAGGATTGATCTCGCCCACAGAAAAGGACGCTTGTTCGATTGCCTGACGCGCTGCATCAACCGATACACCTAAACTAACATAACCCCTGTCATCAGGAAGAGAAATCTGTACAAAAGCTATATCTATCTGCAGGGTTTCTGAACTTATAAGAGACGGGATCTTTGAAAAACGCGCAGGTATAAGATCCACCCTGCCCTCGGCTATTGCGCTATATGCAACCCAACCAGCAAAAAAGGTTTTGAGACGAAAGGAGTCCGGATACTTCTCCTCAATGGAAACAGTATCGCCTATACTCACGAGCTGAATGAGTTCAACATCCATGATGTTGCCCTCTTCTGAAGTCAACATGCTCTTTATTAGAGTTCGAGGCTCACCAGTACCGGTGCTTAAAAACAAGCTATCCCCCGGTTTTATCCTTCTAATCACCTCATCAACATCTACAATTTTTTCTCTCCAACCTTCACTCATCATCAATCCCCGAAAAGGATAAGAGTATACTTAACATCACATACAATTCATAATATAATTAAATCCCACCATTTAAGGGTATCACAGTTCTTTCCATAAGTCAACTCAACTCTGTTATTCGCCTTACATTTCACATCCTCATTCATCAAAACCAATTTTTATATGATTCATATAATTTTCAAGGTTAGTACTGAGTCCTTATTGTGGGGCAGGCATCATTATGGTTGATATCAATAATCCTTTATCAAATAATTAAATGTGTAGATGACTATATGTGTTGCAGGAATGCTAAAGTCATTAGCAACCTTCAGTTCATGCTCATCCATAGCACCTGAGCATTTTCAAATACCTATCAGGTTCATAATGAAATTTATTACAGCTTTTTATATATCTCATTATAATTTTTATAAGCATTGTTTCAGATACTCAAATAGTGTTTCGTGATCTTCAAATACTCTATCTGCTTCACTTAAAAAAGATGCTGAGAGGGAGGTTGCTATTGCATAACAACAGAGATCGGCTCTCTTGGCTGAAAGGATTCCAAGCGGCGCATTTTCAATTGCTAGAGAATCATCTGGACTAACGCGCAATTTCCCCATCGCCTTGATGTATGGCTCTGGATTAGGTTTGCCATTTTTTATATCATCTACTGTTACTATTACGTCAAAATATTTTTCCATCCCTTCGGGTATAACATGCGCTACAGATCTTCTCAAGGAACCGGTAACCAAAGAGAGAAGAATTTTCTTGCAGGTTAAATAGTCCAATATTTCCCTAACAAAGGGGAAAACGTCTATCTCAAATCCTTCGAATATTCTTAATTTCTCTTCTAGGAGGTTAATGAGTTCATTATTCTTTGGTGGGGTTAATCCATATTGATTAAATATATCCTTGATTGAATCAATGCCCGGCATCCCCTCCCTTCTGAAAATATCCTTTTCGGATATTGATATGCCATATTCCGCAAATACTGTCTGCCACGATCGTGCATGATATCTCATGGAATCCACAATAACCCCATCCATATCGAAATGTATAGCCTTATATTTTTTCATTTTCAATAATTTTTCAAATTCTTCCTAAATCTCATCTTCTACTAATTCATCCATCAACAGGATTCATACTCAAATCATCTCTAATAACTCTTTATTTTCACCCTCTCTTGATGACTCTGAAAGGCTAAAGTAATCAGTTTATCAATCAAATCACTATAGCTTAATCCAGCACTCTCCCACAATTTTGGATACATGCTTATGTTTGTAAATCCTGGTATCGTGTTTATCTCATTGATATAATATGCGCTCTCATCCTTCTCTACAAAAAAGTCAACCCTTGCCATTCCCCTGCAACATAGAATTCTATAGGCTTCCCCTGCTGTCTGCCTAATTTCATCAGCTAGCTCTTTGCTAATCTGAGCCGGAATCCTCAATTCTGCCCCATCAGGGTCAATATACTTAGCCTCATATGAATAGAATTCATGATGTGGAATGATTTCACCCAACATTGAAACCTCAGGGAAATGATTTCCCAAAACAGCGCACTCTATTTCTCTACAGTTAATACTCTTCTCAATAATAACAGTATTGTCAAAGGTGAAGGAGTATTTTATAGCCGCTAAAAGCTCATTTTCCTCACTAACCTTCATTACACCAACAGAAGAGCCAGTATTTGAGGGTTTTACAAAAAGTGGCAAACCTAACTCTTCAACGATCATTTCAACGTTATTGGAATAATTACACCATTCCATACTACTAAGAAAAATCCATGGGACTACGGGGATGTTGGCATCCCTTAATAGCCTCTTTGTCACATCCTTATCCATTGCCACAACCGAACCCTTGACATCAGCGCCAACATATGGAACCATGGCAAGTTCCAGAAGCCCCTGAATCTTTCCATCCTCACAGAAACTCCCATGAATAACTGGAAAAACAACATCCAGTTCTATTTTTTCATTATTATCTAAATTGTATAGGTTAAGTTTCATGTCATCTTCAAAATGATTGACAAACCATCTTCCTCTCCTCTTTAACGCCAACACTTTACCGAAGTTCTTATCAATTTCAATCACAGGCTCTTCCTGTACATACCACTTGCCATCCCTATCAATGCCAACCGCAATTATTTCATACTTATCTTTATCAATCGCTGAAACTACTGAAGCGGCAGAACATAGTGAAACATCATGTTCAAGTGATCTACCTCCATACAATATTCCAATCCGTATCATACCCTTAATGATTCCCCTATGATTATCCACACAAAGGTAGCAATTAATAACACTTATCCATGCTATCTGTATGAGAACATATGTATGGCGCTATTCTCACACTTATTATGCATATCTTTGCTAATGCAAACGTTAGCCGATAAACTCATCATGAATTACCTGTGATGCCAGCTCAACATGCTTACCATCAATTACACATGAAATCCCAATCTCAGAGGTTGAGATCATTTCAATATTTATGTTATTATTAGACAAAACCTTAAACATCCTTCCTGCAATCCCATAAGAAGAAAGCATTCCAACACCAACTGCAGATACAATTGCTATATCCTCTTTATAATCTATCGAGCTTTCCACTAATTCCTTTCCCAACTTTTCACATAACTCAAGCGTACACTTAAGATCGCTCTTTAATACTGTGAAGGATATTGATGCCATTTCATCAATACCTGTTGACTGTACTATCATATTAACATTAATTTTATTTTCGCCTAGCTTTTCAAATAGATCCGCAGCAACTCCAGGTATATCTGGAATATTCCGTAGTGTAACCTTCGCTTCATCTACTTTTGAGGTTATGCCACTAATTACATACTTTTCCATTACACCCTCCCTGGGCATGACAATTGTGCCTTCATCATATGATAAACTGGATCGAACATGTAACCTCACATTATACTTTTTTGCAAACTCAACAGCCCTGGAATGCAAAACATTGGCCCCAAGCCTTGCAAGCTCCAACATCTCATCATAGCTGATCTCTTTCAGCTTTTTGGGTTTAGAGATGATTCTTGGATCAGCTGTATATATACCATCAACATCAGTATATATCTCACAATCCGATATTCCTAGAACAGACGCAAAAGCGACAGCAGATGTATCTGTTCCCCCCCTTCCCAAGGTGGTAATATTCTCCTCTTCATCAATGCCTTGGAATCCCGCTACAATAACAACCCTATTATTTTGGAGTGAATTTTCAATCCTCTCAGTAGAGATTCTCTGTATCCGAGCATTGGAAAAATTTCCATCAGTAATTACCCTCACTTGGGAACCTGTATATGATATTGCATCAATACCAATTTCATGAAGAGCCATAGCCAACAAGGCGACAGAGACCTGTTCGCCTGTTGAGAGAAGCATATCCATTTCCCGTTTGCTAGGGTTCTCACTGATCTCATATGCGAGTTCAACCAGAGAATCGGTAGTCTTCCCCATTGCAGACACAACTGTAACTACAGAATAATCATTAACAACATAATCCTTTATCCTTTTAGCAACAGCCTTAATCCTCTCTGCTGATCCTACAGAGGTTCCTCCATATTTCTGCACAACCTTTTTCATTCTATATATCTTATAGATAAACTTTCTGTTCTATATATCAAATTCCTGGCACACTCAACGTCTGACCTGCATGCTCCAATCCAATGGTTATTTGTCCAATTAGTTCAAAATCTCCCGGCAATTCTCCTGACTCATTGCCATTAACTGAGCGATAAATACTATAGGTTTTCCCAACAGGGACATTTTCCAGAATAAAGGTATTGTCAGAATCCTCTACCCATGTTGCTAATGTTGGAATCTTATAACTACTTAGTCTGAAATTATAATCTTTCCATCCTTCTTCATAACCGATATACTCCTTTTCCTCGCTGCTATTACAGACATCACAATTTACACAAGCTTCAGAGTCATCACATTCAACACAATCTACACAATCCACAAAATTGTTATAATCTTCCTTATATTTCTCAAATTTGAGATGATATTCTAAAATGGATTCAAGGTCACTCGATATACCTTGATTAGGTAGCTTTGGTTCATTGACACCCAACCCGTCCGATCCCGGTCTAGTCCTATCAGCAGCAATATATTCGCCAATATCATGATCACCATCAATTGCAACGACATAGCAATTGTTTATTCCAGCGTCCCCAGTCAATGTGGCGGTCTTGCCTATAACATAGGTTCTGGCAACCGCTAACACATTCCCTCCAATTACTAACTCATCCCTTTTCACGTCTCTAAGCCAATCAGAGAGCGCATAATAATGTCTTACATAGTGAAGACCATCCTCACTACCATAATAATCATATTCATACTTCTTAAGAAAATTTTTAATAACAATCCGAATCTCAAGCACTGTGGCTTCATTGTTAATATCGAAAATTAAACCATCCTCAATAGATATAACCATAGGGAATACTCTGTTTATGCTATTGTAATAATTGAGAAGGCTATCATAATATGTATTAACCTGTAACCAATTAAAATCAAATCCGATAACGGTCTCTTCACGAAAAATTGATTCAAGATTTTTATTAAATATCCATTCGCCCATATTGTTAAATTCATCATCATCATCCACGAGATAATATTCCTTACTACCGTCAAATATCATCTTTCGGATATATAATTTAATATACTGCCATGGAAACATCGGTCTAATATCATCGTTCTCATACAACACGCCAGTGCCATTAAAAAAGGATTCAACATCATTCAAAGGAAAGGTGTAAGTTTTTCTATAATTGGCAAACAATTGTTGATGATTCCCAGTAGTGTCAACAATTTTCAGTTCAGCAATATCAAGCATAAATACGTCTGGCCTTACCATTGGTGAGGGATGAGTTTGATCTGAGGAATCGATAAAGTCATCAACGGAATCATCTTGGGGATAATTCCCATTCCATGGACGTGGATTGTTCGATTCATAAGTTCCCTTTAATACAACCTTAAGCCTATTTGTCGCCAACTCATCGAATAATGGTTTCTCGCCGCACCCGATGATACCAACAATCACAACAAAATGAACAAAAATCAGTATAATAAGGCATTTAAGCGTTGCAGCTTTCCATGGAGTAAATAATTTGCTATGTAAAATTAGTATTTTCAATAATTTAAACATATTTAAATATTTAAAAAATTCAAGCAAAAAGATTATACCTTTGAATACGTATCTTACCATTATATATTGAAATACACTGTAATACCAGTATTTAGAATATGCCCATTTCTACTTGCTCCATCAATATGCTCTTCATATATAAGTAAATAATCAACTCGCAATCCAATATTTAAAATCTTCCCCGCTGGGAAGGAACCCTCAAAGCCCAGCATGCCAACAGGATCCCATTGGTGATCCCTATCGGGTCTAATCTTAACATAACTAGTTCCAGCACCAACCTTAAATTGAAATTTTAATGGAAATTGCTTTATTACCGGCGCTCGATAAATCAAACTGCCATACACAGGCCATAAGGAAAGGGTATTTACGCCTTTGGATTCAAAATATTGATATGATCCATCAATTCCATATTTTAATGATTTAATAGGAGAATTATAACGAAAAAAAATTCCACCGCCAAGATTGGTATCCACATACTTTCTCGTTGTATAGACTGGAGTTATTGGTCCAAACCATAAACCCAACTGAGGTTTAAGGAAATAGTCAACACCTCTTCTCCTACGGGAATAAGCACCTGTTGCTATAATTAAAATTAATATTATGATGGAAATTATCCTAATAATTTTCATCGCCTTTTCTCAAAATATCTCATATAGTAATTGCGCTGCGGATCAGTAGCAAGAATAGAGGCAGACCAAAAATACAGTAAGTCGAATCTGTAACATCTGCTTGTTGTTACGCGAAGCACTGAATAATTAATGTATGACATTTTCGAGCATATTAAGCATTCTCGAAAATTTTCAGACTAATAACTCCTTGTATAGGTTTACCTGTTAAATAATAACCTTTTAAAAAAGTACAGATAACAATACCTTAATTATCAACCAATGGTTTAGATATAAGGGTATATCATTAACTTATACATATCCATCGAAAGTTCTACTCAATATTCATCAGTTGATATTTTTGTCAATAAAATAAATCATAGATAGAATATTTACAAGTATTTAGGAATAATTTCAATGTTCGAAAATGAACCTCTGTATAAAAGGCGGTGTCTAATTTTATTAAGAATATTATTTCTGATGCCATTCCAGCGAATGCTGGAATCTATAATCTTCTAACATAAAAAAAAGATTCTGGCACTCAGGCTGGAATGACAAAGGATATATTTTCATACCAAAAAGAATTATCATTCTTGTGTTAAAAATTATTCACATCATTCATGGAGGTGAGATGTCATACATAAAGGGGTAAACTAACAAAAATATCCCTACACTAAAGCAGGAGGTTCATCAATAGTTAGACAAGATAATAAGGCATTTTACATTCAGGACACTCCATGAATTCACCATCCTCATCTTGCTTTGTACAGCCACCACCAATACATGTTACCTCATTTTTTTGATCATCAATTTTCGTTTCATTCATCTGTGGAGAATAAATCCAGGTTCCACATTGACAATAAAAATCCTTCTTTAATACTTCATCATAGGATACTGTTTTTCTCTTTACCATTTTAAAGTTCCTCACTTTTCATTAGTCAAATTCAACCTTAAGTAATGACGAGATGATGAATTCATAGGATTTTATATAGCGAAATTGACAAATATTGAATCCTGCAATTGATATCTGGAATCATATGGTGCATCTTTTGGTTTTCTGTAGTCTTTGAATATCTACTTGAATCATAGTATTCCTATAATGCAAATACCTGAGAGTTGTTAATCACTTTAAATTAAAATGTTAGGGATGAATAAGATTATCCATCATCATCTGCACTATAGAGTATGGATCATCTTCTCGTGCAAGAACATGCTCAACATGGCTTTCAAGTTTAGAATCTTTTTCAAACTGATTGCGAAGATGCCGTGCAACCTCCTTTTCTAATAGACCAAGGATTTCCTCCCTTAACCGATCTTTATACCAGTCCTTTTTCCGTTCTTTCTCATTTAATCCTTGAAAAAACGCGTCAGCAAGCGCTGATATGCCCTCGCCAGTGGAAGCTATTGTTTTTAATATGGGGATATTCCTTCCTTCAGATACCTCGGAATCGAAGTTGAGCATATTCTGGATATCCAAAACAACTTGATCAGCGTCCTTTCTATCGGCCTTATTGACAACAAAAATATCCGCTATTTCCATTATTCCAGCCTTAATCGCCTGAATACTATCTCCCATTCCTGGGACACAAACAACTATCACAATATCAGCAGCTCTTACCACATCCACCTCATCCTGTCCTACTCCAACAGTCTCAACCAGAATAATGTCCTTGCCTGATGCATCCATAATTTTTATTACATCACGCGCGGCTAGACTCAACCCCCCCAAAGCCCCGCGAGTTGCCATGGAACGAATAAATACGCCTTCTATTGAGCTAATTTTGTTCATTCGAAGGCGGTCACCTAACAAAGCTCCACCAGAAAAAGGGCTGGAAGGATCAACAGCTATTATACCAACATTATGGCCCCTATCTACAAAAACTTGGATCAACTGATCAGTTAGTGTGCTTTTACCAGCTCCAGGCGAGCCGGTAATCCCTAAAACTTGCGCCCTTCCTGTTTTAGGGTATATATCTTTCATTATATCCAACCATCCATGTTCACGATTCTCCACTCGAGTTATCAGCTTAGCCATAGCTCGCATTGATCCCTCTTCCATTTCCCTTATCAAGTCTTTATAATCACTGTTCATCCCATACTCTCCTTTTATATTGATTGAAGCATTATTTAATAATTGAGACCTCCCTAATTGCCTCCTTATGTTCCTACTTCCGATTTACTCATTCCCTACCTTGAGTAGGAAGTCTGTTATTAATGATGTTTTGAAATTATACCATAATGTAATGGTGGCTACTATTTTTCAACTTATTATTATATAAATATCTCCTGTACTTTTTATAATGTAGTTGGATTTTTTTGTGAACCTTAACGAGGAGTCCTGTTTGTTCAAATTATATATTTTTTCTAAACATTATGTATATTTATTTTTTTTTATTGACAGAAAGTATAGGCGATATATTTTTCCAAAAAAAGTACAGACGGTTGGCAAATTCTATAACATATACACATAGAATTCAAAGTACATCCGTTTAACTACATTTTGTTATCGCTAGGGTATAAATTAGTATCCTCCAGTAGCAAAATATTTAAGGGAAAGACTGACATAAACTATGATATTGTATTTAATAAATACATTATCATAAAATGTCAATGATTTAGATCATTCAGGTGGGAGAAATATCTTAATTGCATACCATCAAATTTATTTTACAAACACAATTGCCTCTTAATGAAGTAGAGTAGTTGTCATAGAATTCAAATCTATATCTCTTAATTATAACAGAAACGCTATCAACCGGTAATTCTATTGTAGTTAACGAAATTGATCATAGACTATAGATTTAATACAGATAAAAGTATTACCAGTGAATAAAAGCTAAGATTGCATCAGCACATTAAAGGTATGCACTTAATTTAATTCTGCGTCAACTGATGAATTCAGTTAATAGTAGAATATTATCAAAAGAACAACAAACAAATAATATCTAATAATAACGATCCTGTAAAAGTGACGATTCCCATAATATTGCTATTGATGAACATCAATAATAGACGATAGGAGCATAATACGGGAATTATAATTTTACAAAAGTATTTTTACAGTAATGCTAACAATAATTCAATATAATTTATTGTGCATGGTAGTGATGGGAACTTAACAAGTTTTTTTCTTGGAAGGGAATAGGGATTAAGATGCTCCAATGAACAACCAATGGAGTTTAAGAGATATCTATTTCATCAAATAATAAGGAGATTAAGAATGAGATCAAGAAGACGCTATTTGGCAGCCTTTGTTTTGTTGGTATTTATTTTTACAGGAATCTGTTTGTCGAATTTATTAGCAGGAAAAAAACCTAAGCATATTTGGAAATTTGCAACATTAGGGCAGGACTCAATTAAAATGGTAAGCACTTTAACAGTTGATCTTACACAAGATATTCTAAATACAACTAATGGAGATGTTAAATGTGTATGGTATCTTGGGGGCGTAATGGGAGACGAAGAGGACTATGTAACAAAAATGCGGATTGATCAACTCCAGGGGGCAATGATTACCGGAACAGCTAATGCTATGGTATGCCCTGGTATATCTGTATTGGAACTCCCCTTTCTCTTCAACAATTGGGATGAGGTGCATTATGTGAGAAAAAAATTAAGACCAACGGTAGATAAACTTGCTGAGAAAAATGGATTTAAGGTTCTAACAATGGTTGATGTGGATTTTGAGCATTTCTATTCTTCGAAATATCCAATGAAAACAATTGAGGACTTCAAAAAGAGTAAGGTATTAACTTGGCATGGCCCTCTAGAGGTTGAAGTATTAAAAGCTCTTGGGGCTAGCCCTATTCCAGTTAATGTACCAGAGGTCGTTCCTTCTATGAGATCAGGAGTGGTTGA
Proteins encoded in this region:
- a CDS encoding methyltransferase, whose protein sequence is MSNDAELSPGNIMQMAWSFHRSRILLTAYELDLFTTLGESSKSAKDVADSIGTDERATERLMNALCAIGMLNKNESMFSNTPESSQFLVKGKKSYINGLMHTTHLWDAWGTLTEAVRNGTSVIAQHINDRGEDWLTAFIAAMHERASMQAKGIVSLIDFTDVSTILDVGGGSGAYSMAFVNVKDNIVATVFDLPNVISLTRDYIKGEGLADKIDTIVGDYTTDDLGSGFDLIFLSAIIHSNSYKENMSLIEKCFKALNPNGQVVVQDFIMSEDRTAPTFGAIFSLNMLVATSSGDTYTESDVKRWMEDAGLSGIIKEDTGMGTSLMIGRKIAP
- a CDS encoding GNAT family N-acetyltransferase, giving the protein MMSEGWREKIVDVDEVIRRIKPGDSLFLSTGTGEPRTLIKSMLTSEEGNIMDVELIQLVSIGDTVSIEEKYPDSFRLKTFFAGWVAYSAIAEGRVDLIPARFSKIPSLISSETLQIDIAFVQISLPDDRGYVSLGVSVDAARQAIEQASFSVGEINPEVPYTLGNTLIPVDAFDCFVESSDPVIEISRPNIHPVFDGVAKNIAELVNDGSCVAFSLGSLYEALAKQLTNKRELGIHSAFVTDAIMDLIKSGAVTNQRKGSFLGRSVVSYAYGTRELYDWLHKNPLVEFQGIDVVADPKEIAKQDNFIMIFPSRQVDLTGEVAFHTGRGRISAGPGESQDYLSGVSMSEGGKIVIALPSRNRNLESNILPILKDYQDSLAGRNLIDYVVTENGIAALRGRTVRQRAMALIDIAHPDYREELINQAKDMNLIYKDQIYIPESATHYPNELIETKMFPGDLMVKFRPILPSDEEQMRRLFYRFSDKAIYYRYFSPMKAMPHYKMQLYVNVDHHDILSLVGVVGDSGYGTIIAEGRYVMWPDKRCADLAFVVDEGYQNRGIASYLLKRLIEIAKERNIEALTADILSSNKSMLHVLEKANIPYKTKVDHGVYHLTIPLTQESEEGSKPKKSKLWGKL
- a CDS encoding D-alanine--D-alanine ligase family protein, with the translated sequence MIRIGILYGGRSLEHDVSLCSAASVVSAIDKDKYEIIAVGIDRDGKWYVQEEPVIEIDKNFGKVLALKRRGRWFVNHFEDDMKLNLYNLDNNEKIELDVVFPVIHGSFCEDGKIQGLLELAMVPYVGADVKGSVVAMDKDVTKRLLRDANIPVVPWIFLSSMEWCNYSNNVEMIVEELGLPLFVKPSNTGSSVGVMKVSEENELLAAIKYSFTFDNTVIIEKSINCREIECAVLGNHFPEVSMLGEIIPHHEFYSYEAKYIDPDGAELRIPAQISKELADEIRQTAGEAYRILCCRGMARVDFFVEKDESAYYINEINTIPGFTNISMYPKLWESAGLSYSDLIDKLITLAFQSHQERVKIKSY
- a CDS encoding HAD family phosphatase, coding for MKKYKAIHFDMDGVIVDSMRYHARSWQTVFAEYGISISEKDIFRREGMPGIDSIKDIFNQYGLTPPKNNELINLLEEKLRIFEGFEIDVFPFVREILDYLTCKKILLSLVTGSLRRSVAHVIPEGMEKYFDVIVTVDDIKNGKPNPEPYIKAMGKLRVSPDDSLAIENAPLGILSAKRADLCCYAIATSLSASFLSEADRVFEDHETLFEYLKQCL
- a CDS encoding aspartate kinase → MKKVVQKYGGTSVGSAERIKAVAKRIKDYVVNDYSVVTVVSAMGKTTDSLVELAYEISENPSKREMDMLLSTGEQVSVALLAMALHEIGIDAISYTGSQVRVITDGNFSNARIQRISTERIENSLQNNRVVIVAGFQGIDEEENITTLGRGGTDTSAVAFASVLGISDCEIYTDVDGIYTADPRIISKPKKLKEISYDEMLELARLGANVLHSRAVEFAKKYNVRLHVRSSLSYDEGTIVMPREGVMEKYVISGITSKVDEAKVTLRNIPDIPGVAADLFEKLGENKINVNMIVQSTGIDEMASISFTVLKSDLKCTLELCEKLGKELVESSIDYKEDIAIVSAVGVGMLSSYGIAGRMFKVLSNNNINIEMISTSEIGISCVIDGKHVELASQVIHDEFIG
- the dctP gene encoding TRAP transporter substrate-binding protein DctP encodes the protein MRSRRRYLAAFVLLVFIFTGICLSNLLAGKKPKHIWKFATLGQDSIKMVSTLTVDLTQDILNTTNGDVKCVWYLGGVMGDEEDYVTKMRIDQLQGAMITGTANAMVCPGISVLELPFLFNNWDEVHYVRKKLRPTVDKLAEKNGFKVLTMVDVDFEHFYSSKYPMKTIEDFKKSKVLTWHGPLEVEVLKALGASPIPVNVPEVVPSMRSGVVDGAISPAVWWLAAQLYTITLYINPIPIRMDPGLVIVSMKSWNKIPPNYQKGIMKLGKKLEDFINPEIRKINRDSLNGMLKYGCKEVKMTPQEIEVFKKRTRPVWDKMVGKVYSREMLDKVLGLLKKFRSTKS
- the meaB gene encoding methylmalonyl Co-A mutase-associated GTPase MeaB; translation: MNSDYKDLIREMEEGSMRAMAKLITRVENREHGWLDIMKDIYPKTGRAQVLGITGSPGAGKSTLTDQLIQVFVDRGHNVGIIAVDPSSPFSGGALLGDRLRMNKISSIEGVFIRSMATRGALGGLSLAARDVIKIMDASGKDIILVETVGVGQDEVDVVRAADIVIVVCVPGMGDSIQAIKAGIMEIADIFVVNKADRKDADQVVLDIQNMLNFDSEVSEGRNIPILKTIASTGEGISALADAFFQGLNEKERKKDWYKDRLREEILGLLEKEVARHLRNQFEKDSKLESHVEHVLAREDDPYSIVQMMMDNLIHP